ATCCCGCGCCAATCCACCCTGACGCCGTGTTGCCCCCACCGATGAGTTCGCAGCCGGCCACCAGTGATCCCACCGAAGCGCTCAACGCGGCCTGGGATGAGATCCTCACGAAGGTTTCCAAACCCAACCGAGCGTGGTTGTCCAACACCACACCGGTGACGATGTATGGCTCGACCGTCATGATCGCCGTCCCCAACGAGTTCGCCCGTGAACGCGTCGAGTCCAAGATGCGTCATGAACTCGAGGAGCTCCTGTCCGACCAATTCCACAAGGGTATCCACCTGGCCATCACCATCGACCCCGACCTGGAATTGGCCCTCGGCGCCCCCGACCATGACGAGGAAGAGGATCCCCTCCCACCGGCCCAATTCGTCCCCAAGGTCACCGTCGGAGCAGCTCAACCTGCCACCGAGCCTGCCCAGAGCATCGATGATGACGAGGGCAATCGACTCAACCCCAAGTACACCTTCGACTCCTTCGTCATCGGCGCTTCCAACCGGTTCGCCCACGCGGCTGCCGTCGCCGTCGCTGAAGCTCCCGGCAAGTCGTACAACCCGCTGCTCATCTATGGCGGCTCCGGACTGGGCAAGACCCATCTGCTGCACGCCATCGGTCGCTACGTCATGTCGTACTACGACAACGTCACGGTGAAGTACGTCTCCACCGAGGAACTCACCAACGACTTCATCAACGCCATCGGCACCAACCGCACCAGGGAGTTCCGACGCTCCTACCGCGACGTCGACGTCCTGCTGGTCGACGACATCCAGTTCCTGGAGTCGAAGATCCAGACCCAGGAGGAGTTCTTCCACACCTTCAACACCCTCCACAACGCTCAGAAGCAGATCGTCATGACCTCCGATCGGCCGCCAAAATTGCTGGAGGCCCTTGAGCCTCGACTGCGCAGCCGATTCGAGTGGGGTCTGTTGACCGATATTCAGCCTCCGGACCTGGAGACTCGTATCGCCATCCTGCGACGCAAGGTTGCGGCTGAGAAGATCGAGGTCGAGCCGGATGTGCTGGAGTTCATCGCCAGCCGTATCCAGACCAACATCCGTGAGCTCGAAGGTGCCCTCATCCGAGTGACGGCCTTCGCCAGCCTCAATCAGCAGCCGGTGGACATCTCCTTGGCCGAGATCGTCCTCAAAGACCTCATCCCGGAGGGCCGAGAGACCCTGGTGACCCCCGAGCGGATCATCGTCGAGACGGCCAGCTACTTCGAGATTTCCACTGAGGACTTGCTGGGCACCTCGCGCGCCCAGACTCTTGTCACTGCGCGCCAGATCGCCATGTATCTGTGCCGTGAACTCACCGATCTGTCGCTGCCCAAGATCGGTGCCGAGTTCGGTGGCAAGGACCACACCACGGTGATGCACGCCGACCGGAAGATCCGCGCTCTCATGGGGGAGCAGCGTCAGATCTTCAACCAGGTTTCCGAGATCACCAACCGCATCAAGCAGTACTGACCGTCCTGACCCCGATACGACATCGGCACACGTCGTCATCGGCACCAGAGAGCATCGACACAACAGGGCATCGGCGCGCTCATTCCCTCCCCATACTTGGGTGTGGACAACCAGTGGACAGTCGGGGGACAACCTTGGGACGACGTCGGTCATCCACAGACACCCTGTCGGCACACACATCCAGTCCACGTCGTCATACACATCTGCAAAAACTCTGTGACAAGCGGATTCATTGGTTATCCACAAGATCCACAGGGGTTATGACCATGAAGGAAGGACAGACATCTCAATCTCTTAAAAGTCTGTGGGTGTGGATGTGGGGACAAGACCTCCTGCGTCGTGGCTCACCCCTGCCCGCTCCAGTGACCGGAATCCCTGGCAGTGCCGCCACACCCTCAACGTTGGCATCACGTGGGTGTGATTCGTCCTCGGGCTTGGATATGATCGACGTGCAAGCACCATGGGGTGCACGACGCCAAGTCAAGGGGACGCAGTGAAAATCCGTCTGGAACGCGATGTCATGGCCGAAGCTGTCGCCTGGGCTGCCCGCAGCCTGCCGAGCCGGCCGACAGTGCCGATCCTGGCTGGACTGCTCGTGCGCGCGGAGGGCGACTCCGTCGTAATGTCGGCCTCCGACAACGAGACCAGTGCCCAGATCACCCTCCCTGCTCAGGTTGACGAGCCTGGCGAATCCCTGGTGTCGGGCAAACTGCTGGCCGACATTGCCCGCAGCCTGCCCGCCAAGCCAGTCCAGATCACCACCGATCCCGCCAAGATGGATCTGGTCTGCGGGTCTGCCCGCTTCACTCTGCAAGCCCTGCCGGTCGACGAGTACCCCGATCTGCCGCAGATGCCCACAGCCACCGGAACCGTTGAGGCCGATGTCTTCTCCCGGGCTGTCGCCCAGGTCGTCGTGGCTGCTGGACGTGACGAGTTGCTGCCGGTCTTCACCGGAGTGCGTGTCGAGATCAACGGCGAGGTTCTCTCCCTGCTGGCTACCGACCGTTACCGCATGGCTCTCAAGGAGATCACCTGGAACCCCGCCGCCACCGACGCCGAGGCCACCGCCTTGGTGCCGGCCAAGGTCATGAATGAGACCGCCCGCTCCATGACCTCCGGCGAGCACGTCACCGTCAACCTCTCCTCGGGTGACAGCGGTGAGGGCCTGGTTGGTTTCGAGGGGGACGGTGCCAACGGTGTGCGTCGTATGACCACCCGCCTGCTGAGTGGCGAATTCCCCAAGGTCCGTCACCTCATGGACATCAAGGCCACCCGATCGGTGCGTGCCCGTACCGACGAGCTCATCAACTCGGTACGGCGTGTCTCCCTGGTGGCAGAGCGCAACACCCCACTGCGTATGGTCATCAATGACGATTCGGTGGCTCTGTCGGCCGCCACCGGTGACCAGGCCCAGGCATCCGAGGCCATCGAGGCCGTCGTCACCAACCACGTTGACGGAGAGCCCACCATCACGGCGGCCGGATTCAACCCGCACTACCTGTCCGACGCCCTCGGCGCCTTGGACACCCCCTATGTGCACTTCTCCTTCACCGCTCCCGGCAAGCCCTGCCTGGTGACCGGCCTCAATGACCTTGACGGCAAGCCGGAGACCGATTACCGCCACGTCATCATGCTCATGAGGCTTCCCTCCTGAGCGATCTTCACGGCACAGGCAGGCCGTGTCGGCGGGCATGGTCCGACAAGGCCGACTTGTGGGAACTCCATAGCACTGTGAGGTGTGGACAAGTGGCATGGGGTGCCGGATTGTCCGGTTAGCAGGGTTGTCACACTGTTGGCATGACAACCATCGCTGACGTCCGGACCGAAGTTGACCGCGTCTTCGATGCCCTCAATGCGCCTTCCTGGCCCGATCCCCATGCCGGCAATTCGATAGCGGCCGAGGAGGAGTACAGCAGGGTCACCGATCCACAGCGGTATCGGGTTCTCATGTTGCGTCTGCAAGCGTGGCAGCAGGCCCTTTCCACCCTGTGTGACGTCGACGTCGACACCATGTCCCAGGGGGAGGACCGGTTGCAGCAACGCTGGTCGAGCCCGCATGCAGACACCCTGCCGCTGCACGTGTCGGTCGTCACCTTCGACCAGGTTCCCTTTGTCGGACTGTCCGTCACCTGTGACGCCGACCCCTTTGACATCGTCCCCGAATGTGCCTGTGACGCCTGTGACTGCGGGTCGGACGACCTGCTGGCCGTCCTCGACGACGACATGACGGCCCTGGTCGACGGGAGTCTGGTCGTCATCGTCGCACCCTCGGCCGCAGATCGGTCGGCCTTCCGGCTGGTGGCCACCGCCCGACGCTGTGCGTTGGAGTGGGGAGGAGATGGCCCCGCGCCGCTGTCTGAACCGGAAGCCGTTGTCGATGCCATTCGCAGCGGTGACGATCCCCTCCTGCCTGAGGGCTGTGTTGTCCTGCACGGTAAGCCGTGGTTGTCACACACTTGGCTCCGGTAACCTGACTCGGGCGGCCTGGCAGCGGTCGGAGGGAGGTCCGGATGTTCGTCGAGCGTCTCGAACTGGTCGATTTCCGCTCCTATGTTCGCGCCGACGTCCCCATGACAGCGGGAGTGACGACCTTCATCGGTTCCAACGGTCAGGGGAAGACCAATCTTGTCGAGGCCGTGGAATACCTGTCCACCTTGTCGTCACACCGCGTCAGCAATGACACCCCGCTGGTGAGGCTGGGGGCTCGTCAGGCCGTGGTGCGTGGCCGAGTCCGTGCCGGGGCACAGGATTCCCGTAGCCTGCTGCTGGAGGTCGAGATCAATCCACGGCGTGCCAATCGGGCACGGATCAATCGTGCTCCACTGACCCGACCTCGCGAGATCCTCGGGGTGTTGCGAACCGTGGTGTTCTCGCCCAATGATCTGGCCATCGTCCGGGGTGATCCGTCAGATCGTCGTACCTTCCTCGACGCCCTGGTCGTGACGCGTTGGCCTCGGATGGCCGGGGTGAAGGCGGATTACGAACGCGTCCTCAAACAGCGCAATGCCCTGCTCAAGTCCTTGGCTGGCAGGGGGCCCTCGGCGGGGGCCGAGATCGGCGCGACCATGGAGATCTGGGACGACGAGTTGGCCACCATCGGTGCCGAGCTCCTGTCAGCCCGGTTGGACACCTTGTCAGCCGTCATGCCGCTGACCTCGACGGCCTACCGCGAGATCGCCCCGGTCAATGATGTGGCGACGGCCTCGTACACGTCGACCATCGACCTCGACGGACTGTGGTCACCTCCCCAGGAGGGCCAGGCTCCTGAACCCATCGACCGCCAGGAGTTGGCGAACAGATTCCTCGATGCCCTGGCGAAAAGGCGAGTCGACGAGCTCGTCCGCGGCGTCACCCTCGTCGGTCCACAGCGTGACGACATCGTCCTTCACATCGGGGACATGCCGGCCAAGGGGTACGCATCCCATGGCGAATCGTGGTCGTTGGCGCTGGCCTTGCGGCTGGGGTCGTTCCAATTGTTGCGTGACGACGGCATCGAACCGGTTCTCGTCCTTGACGACGTCTTCGCTGAACTCGACGCCACTCGGCGTGATCGGCTGGCGTCTGCTGTCATCGAGGCAGATCAGGTCCTGGTGACCGCCGCGGTAGCATCGGATGTTCCCGAGATCCTGCGGGGGAACAGGTTCGACGTCGGTGGTGGCCAGGTTCTGCGTCATGAAGGGAGTGACGATGACCAACGGAGGTGATCCGTGGGAGCAGGGTGTCCCTTCTGAGGAGGACCGCCTCCTGGCAGCTGACCATGATGACGAAGGGGTCGACGTCGCCCTGGCCATCGCTCGGACTGCCCGTGGTGAACCAGCGGGAACCGTGCGTCGTGACGATGCCGGTGAGGTGTTGTTGCCACCGCCCCGACGCTCCACGCAGACCAGACGTCGTCGTGCCCCCACGACCCCGACATGGTCTGGCCCCCGCAAGGATGCCCGCGACCCGATGGTCCTGGGGGATGCCTTCACCAACCTTGTGAAATCCAAGGGATGGGGACGTCAGGTCAACCTGCACCTGGTCTTGTCACGCTGGCCAGAACTCGTCGGCCCCACCAATGCGCAGCATTCCCGTCCGGTCAAGTATCAGGGCACCGTCCTGACCGTGCGTACCGAGGCAACGGTGTGGGCGACGTCCCTGCGCACCATCGCTCCACAACTGGTCGCCGAACTCAATCGGCGGCTGGGAGAGGGGACCGTCACCAAGGTCATCATCGAGGGACCGACCGCCCCCAGTTGGAAACACGGTCCCAGGTCCGTGCCAGGTCGGGGCCCGCGCGACACCTATGGCTGAGGAACGCTGATTGTCGAGGGCGTCGATGCTGAGCG
The genomic region above belongs to Cutibacterium equinum and contains:
- the dnaA gene encoding chromosomal replication initiator protein DnaA, which codes for MSDTPFGDADHPHPAPIHPDAVLPPPMSSQPATSDPTEALNAAWDEILTKVSKPNRAWLSNTTPVTMYGSTVMIAVPNEFARERVESKMRHELEELLSDQFHKGIHLAITIDPDLELALGAPDHDEEEDPLPPAQFVPKVTVGAAQPATEPAQSIDDDEGNRLNPKYTFDSFVIGASNRFAHAAAVAVAEAPGKSYNPLLIYGGSGLGKTHLLHAIGRYVMSYYDNVTVKYVSTEELTNDFINAIGTNRTREFRRSYRDVDVLLVDDIQFLESKIQTQEEFFHTFNTLHNAQKQIVMTSDRPPKLLEALEPRLRSRFEWGLLTDIQPPDLETRIAILRRKVAAEKIEVEPDVLEFIASRIQTNIRELEGALIRVTAFASLNQQPVDISLAEIVLKDLIPEGRETLVTPERIIVETASYFEISTEDLLGTSRAQTLVTARQIAMYLCRELTDLSLPKIGAEFGGKDHTTVMHADRKIRALMGEQRQIFNQVSEITNRIKQY
- the dnaN gene encoding DNA polymerase III subunit beta, whose amino-acid sequence is MKIRLERDVMAEAVAWAARSLPSRPTVPILAGLLVRAEGDSVVMSASDNETSAQITLPAQVDEPGESLVSGKLLADIARSLPAKPVQITTDPAKMDLVCGSARFTLQALPVDEYPDLPQMPTATGTVEADVFSRAVAQVVVAAGRDELLPVFTGVRVEINGEVLSLLATDRYRMALKEITWNPAATDAEATALVPAKVMNETARSMTSGEHVTVNLSSGDSGEGLVGFEGDGANGVRRMTTRLLSGEFPKVRHLMDIKATRSVRARTDELINSVRRVSLVAERNTPLRMVINDDSVALSAATGDQAQASEAIEAVVTNHVDGEPTITAAGFNPHYLSDALGALDTPYVHFSFTAPGKPCLVTGLNDLDGKPETDYRHVIMLMRLPS
- a CDS encoding DUF6226 family protein, translated to MTTIADVRTEVDRVFDALNAPSWPDPHAGNSIAAEEEYSRVTDPQRYRVLMLRLQAWQQALSTLCDVDVDTMSQGEDRLQQRWSSPHADTLPLHVSVVTFDQVPFVGLSVTCDADPFDIVPECACDACDCGSDDLLAVLDDDMTALVDGSLVVIVAPSAADRSAFRLVATARRCALEWGGDGPAPLSEPEAVVDAIRSGDDPLLPEGCVVLHGKPWLSHTWLR
- the recF gene encoding DNA replication/repair protein RecF (All proteins in this family for which functions are known are DNA-binding proteins that assist the filamentation of RecA onto DNA for the initiation of recombination or recombinational repair.) — its product is MFVERLELVDFRSYVRADVPMTAGVTTFIGSNGQGKTNLVEAVEYLSTLSSHRVSNDTPLVRLGARQAVVRGRVRAGAQDSRSLLLEVEINPRRANRARINRAPLTRPREILGVLRTVVFSPNDLAIVRGDPSDRRTFLDALVVTRWPRMAGVKADYERVLKQRNALLKSLAGRGPSAGAEIGATMEIWDDELATIGAELLSARLDTLSAVMPLTSTAYREIAPVNDVATASYTSTIDLDGLWSPPQEGQAPEPIDRQELANRFLDALAKRRVDELVRGVTLVGPQRDDIVLHIGDMPAKGYASHGESWSLALALRLGSFQLLRDDGIEPVLVLDDVFAELDATRRDRLASAVIEADQVLVTAAVASDVPEILRGNRFDVGGGQVLRHEGSDDDQRR
- a CDS encoding DUF721 domain-containing protein; amino-acid sequence: MKGVTMTNGGDPWEQGVPSEEDRLLAADHDDEGVDVALAIARTARGEPAGTVRRDDAGEVLLPPPRRSTQTRRRRAPTTPTWSGPRKDARDPMVLGDAFTNLVKSKGWGRQVNLHLVLSRWPELVGPTNAQHSRPVKYQGTVLTVRTEATVWATSLRTIAPQLVAELNRRLGEGTVTKVIIEGPTAPSWKHGPRSVPGRGPRDTYG